The following coding sequences lie in one Zingiber officinale cultivar Zhangliang chromosome 2B, Zo_v1.1, whole genome shotgun sequence genomic window:
- the LOC122046701 gene encoding rhodanese-like domain-containing protein 9, chloroplastic, giving the protein MAVLEFSVTSTPRFRFLQHRKRAPAAVRGEVRYVNGDEAKKLVSEEGFKILDVRDRIQYERAHVAGPCYHVPLFIENKDNDIGTIIKRQVHNNFAGLFFGLAFTKPNPDFIQSVKKQLPEDTKLLVVCQEGLRSAGAADKLDEAGYDNIACLTSGLQSLTPGTFESVGSTELQNAGKAGLVTIQGKISAVLGTVLICAFLFITFFPEQAEKLLQMSPTS; this is encoded by the exons ATGGCTGTTCTTGAATTCTCCGTCACTTCGACTCCCAG GTTCCGGTTTTTGCAACACCGCAAGAGGGCGCCGGCGGCGGTGAGAGGCGAAGTGAGGTACGTGAACGGCGACGAGGCCAAGAAGCTGGTGAGCGAGGAAGGGTTCAAGATTTTGGATGTCCGCGACAGGATCCAGTACGAGAGGGCGCACGTAGCCGGCCCCTGCTACCACGTCCCGCTCTTCATCGAGAACAAGGACAACGACATCG GCACCATTATAAAGAGGCAAGTGCACAACAATTTCGCCGGCTTGTTCTTCGGGCTCGCGTTCACCAAACCGAACCCGGACTTCATTCAATCAGTAAAGAAACAGCTTCCAGAGGATACTAAACTGTTGGTGGTCTGCCAGGAAGGATTGAG GTCAGCAGGAGCAGCCGACAAACTAGATGAGGCAGGCTATGACAATATTGCATGTCTCACATCTGGTCTTCAATCACTAACACCAG GAACCTTTGAATCTGTTGGTTCCACTGAGCTGCAAAATGCAGGCAAGGCTGGTCTTGTGACCATCCAAGGGAAGATTTCTGCAGTTCTTGGAACTGTGCTAATTT GTGCCTTTCTTTTTATCACATTCTTCCCTGAACAAGCTGAGAAGTTGC